A window from Theobroma cacao cultivar B97-61/B2 chromosome 3, Criollo_cocoa_genome_V2, whole genome shotgun sequence encodes these proteins:
- the LOC18605785 gene encoding protein RKD4 — MDSTNLNFPKLVNAPDFDWFNFEENPFGTALELLTFEVDGFYDFNDYNFNSLAPPGRINYVEFKDFEDISGDFALFENTSTLPSLNEDILVDAKPLKAMVGPLGQYCGNITNIGGSSETLTVIQSDYGASSGHGEQRRISGRKRTAPLELDEIQKYFDFPISKAAKEMNVGLTVLKKRCRELNIMRWPHRKIKSLTALINNVKELGLTNEIMMLEDHKRLLEKLPDMELTERTKKLRQACFKANYKKRRSLAACY, encoded by the exons ATGGATTCTACGAATCTTAATTTTCCAAAGTTGGTGAATGCACCTGATTTTGACTGGTTCAACTTTGAAGAAAACCCATTCGGAAC GGCTTTAGAATTACTGACTTTTGAAGTGGACGGCTTTTACGACTTCAATGATTATAACTTCAATTCACTCGCACCGCCTGGCAGAATCAATTATGTTGAGTTCAAGGATTTTGAAGATATAAGCGGTGACTTTGCCTTGTTTGAGAACACCAGTACTCTGCCATCACTGAATGAAGATATCCTGGTTGACGCAAAGCCACTAAAGGCAATGGTTGGTCCGTTGGGGCAATATTGCGGCAATATTACTAATATTGGTGGTTCAAGTGAAACATTGACTGTGATCCAAAGTGATTATGGAGCTTCGAGCGGACATGGTGAGCAAAGGAGGATTAGTGGAAGGAAGAGGACTGCCCCATTGGAATTAGATGAGATTCAGAAGTATTTCGATTTCCCGATATCGAAAGCAGCTAAAGAGATGAACGTGGGGCTGACTGTGTTGAAGAAGAGATGCAGGGAACTTAACATCATGAGATGGCCTCATAGGAAGATCAAGAGCTTGACGGCCCTCATTAACAATGTCAAG GAGCTTGGATTGACTAACGAGATAATGATGTTGGAGGACCACAAGAGGCTGCTTGAAAAACTGCCAGATATGGAATTGACTGAGAGAACAAAGAAGCTTAGGCAGGCTTGTTTCAAAGCTAATTACAAGAAAAGAAGGTCCCTAGCCGCTTGTTATTGA